The following proteins come from a genomic window of Streptomyces liliiviolaceus:
- a CDS encoding D-arabinono-1,4-lactone oxidase: protein MRSTVSAKSGTWRNWAGNVTARPAREVAPASVEELSAAVRRAAEDGLRVKAVGTGHSFTAAAATDGVLIRPQLLTGIRRIDRDNGTVTVEAGTPLKRLNLALAREGLSLTNMGDIMEQTVSGATSTGTHGTGRDSASIAAQIAGLELVTADGSVLTCSEKENPEIFAAARIGIGALGIITAITFSVEPLFLLSAREEPMSFDEVTGYFDELFTENEHFEFYWFPHTGNCNTKRNNRSVGPEKPVGTVRGLYEDEFLSNGVFQAANYVGRAVPATIPSIARISSRALSARTYTDIPYKVFTSPRRVRFTEMEYAVPRAALVDTLRELKAMVDRSPLRISFPVEVRTAPADDIALSTASGRDSAYIAVHMFRGTPYQAYFSAAERIFTAHGGRPHWGKVHTRDAEYFADVYPRFAEFTALRDRLDPERRFGNDYLRRILGD, encoded by the coding sequence ATGAGAAGCACAGTGAGCGCGAAGAGCGGAACCTGGCGTAACTGGGCCGGGAACGTCACCGCCCGGCCGGCCCGGGAGGTCGCTCCCGCCTCCGTCGAGGAGCTCTCCGCCGCCGTGCGCCGGGCCGCCGAGGACGGACTGAGAGTCAAGGCCGTCGGTACGGGCCACTCCTTCACCGCGGCGGCGGCGACCGACGGCGTATTGATCCGCCCTCAACTGTTGACCGGCATCCGCAGGATCGACCGCGACAACGGCACCGTCACGGTCGAGGCCGGCACACCGCTCAAGCGCCTCAACCTCGCCCTGGCCCGGGAGGGCCTGTCGCTCACGAACATGGGCGACATCATGGAGCAGACGGTGTCGGGCGCGACCAGCACCGGCACGCACGGCACCGGCCGCGACTCGGCCTCGATCGCCGCCCAGATCGCGGGACTTGAACTGGTAACCGCCGACGGCTCGGTCCTCACCTGTTCCGAGAAGGAGAACCCGGAGATCTTCGCGGCGGCCCGGATCGGGATAGGCGCCCTGGGGATCATCACCGCGATCACCTTCTCCGTGGAGCCCCTCTTCCTCCTCTCGGCCCGCGAGGAGCCGATGAGCTTCGACGAGGTGACGGGTTACTTCGACGAACTGTTCACGGAGAACGAGCACTTCGAGTTCTACTGGTTCCCCCACACCGGCAACTGCAACACCAAGCGCAACAACCGCAGCGTGGGCCCGGAGAAGCCGGTCGGTACCGTCCGCGGCCTCTACGAGGACGAGTTCCTCTCCAACGGCGTCTTCCAGGCGGCCAACTACGTGGGCCGGGCCGTCCCCGCCACGATCCCCTCGATCGCCCGGATCTCCAGCCGCGCCCTGTCCGCGCGCACCTACACCGACATTCCCTACAAGGTCTTCACTTCTCCGCGCCGGGTGCGTTTCACGGAGATGGAATACGCGGTTCCGCGAGCCGCCCTGGTCGACACACTGCGCGAACTGAAGGCCATGGTCGACCGTTCGCCTCTGCGCATCAGCTTCCCGGTGGAGGTGCGCACGGCGCCGGCGGACGACATCGCCCTCTCCACCGCGTCCGGCCGGGACAGCGCGTACATCGCGGTCCACATGTTCAGGGGGACGCCGTACCAGGCGTACTTCAGCGCGGCCGAGCGGATCTTCACCGCGCACGGGGGCCGCCCCCACTGGGGCAAGGTGCACACCCGTGACGCGGAGTACTTCGCCGATGTCTATCCGCGCTTCGCCGAGTTCACCGCACTGCGGGACCGCCTCGACCCGGAACGGCGGTTCGGCAACGACTACCTGCGGCGGATCCTGGGCGATTGA
- the sepH gene encoding septation protein SepH, translated as MPELRVVAVSNDGTRLVLKAADSTEYTLPIDERLRAAVRGDRPRLGQIEIEVESHLRPRDIQARIRAGASAEEVAQLAGIPVDRVRRFEGPVLAERAFMAERARKTPVRRPGETTGPQLGEAVQERLLHRGADKETVQWDSWRRDDGTWEVLLVYRVASEPHSASWTYDPPRRLVQAVDDEARSLIGESDDLGAAEPSFPFVPRIARLPRDRPLDRSLDRQIERPSLPPASSEPDIEEGVSERERDSLTSLLEAVPSFRGDMVVPERPSAGPAASTASATSATERSTSEEPPVPETEVEEPPAPAASAGSAYADVLMPRSVASHRDRLVGATDRQAEADGVRPGRRAAVPSWDEIVFGTRRKKQD; from the coding sequence ATGCCCGAACTGCGTGTCGTGGCCGTCTCCAACGACGGCACACGGCTGGTGCTGAAGGCTGCGGACAGCACGGAGTACACGCTTCCGATTGACGAGCGTCTACGCGCCGCCGTACGCGGCGACCGTCCCCGCCTCGGCCAGATCGAGATCGAGGTGGAGAGCCATCTCCGCCCCCGAGACATCCAGGCACGCATACGCGCGGGAGCATCCGCCGAAGAGGTCGCCCAGCTCGCCGGTATCCCCGTCGACCGTGTGCGCCGCTTCGAGGGCCCCGTGCTCGCCGAGCGTGCCTTCATGGCGGAGCGGGCCCGCAAGACGCCCGTCCGCCGCCCCGGCGAGACGACCGGTCCCCAGCTCGGCGAGGCCGTGCAGGAGCGCCTGCTGCACCGCGGTGCCGACAAGGAGACCGTCCAGTGGGACTCCTGGCGTCGCGACGACGGCACCTGGGAGGTGCTGCTCGTCTACCGCGTGGCGAGCGAGCCGCACTCCGCGAGCTGGACGTACGACCCGCCCCGGCGGCTCGTCCAGGCCGTCGACGACGAGGCGCGCTCGCTGATCGGCGAGTCCGACGACCTCGGTGCCGCCGAACCCAGCTTCCCGTTCGTCCCGCGCATCGCGCGGCTGCCCCGCGACCGTCCGCTGGACCGCTCCCTGGACCGGCAGATCGAGCGGCCGAGCCTGCCGCCGGCGTCGTCCGAGCCGGACATCGAGGAGGGTGTCAGCGAGCGGGAGCGCGACTCGCTGACCAGCCTCCTGGAGGCGGTGCCCAGCTTCCGCGGTGACATGGTCGTGCCCGAGAGGCCCTCGGCGGGACCCGCCGCCTCGACGGCCTCCGCGACCTCGGCCACGGAACGGTCCACGTCGGAGGAACCGCCCGTCCCGGAGACCGAGGTGGAGGAGCCGCCGGCTCCCGCGGCCTCGGCCGGTTCGGCCTACGCGGACGTGCTCATGCCGCGCTCGGTGGCCAGCCACCGCGACCGGCTCGTCGGCGCCACCGACCGGCAGGCCGAGGCGGACGGCGTCCGTCCGGGACGCAGAGCGGCCGTACCGAGCTGGGACGAGATCGTCTTCGGGACGCGACGCAAGAAGCAGGACTAG
- a CDS encoding sulfurtransferase, giving the protein MNAIISASRLASDLTGPNPPVVLDIRWQLGGPNLRSSYEEAHIPGAVYVDLDTELAGPAGAAGRHPLPDPEVFAEAMRAAGVSGDRDVVVYDGGLGWAAARAWWLLRWTGHPSVRVLDGGLAAWSGPVESGRAAPAAGTFVPAPGKVSLLDADGAAALARTGLLLDARAAERYRGDVEPIDRVGGHIPGAVSAPTTGNVAESGRFLPAGELAERFASLGVDGSSEVGVYCGSGVSGAHEVLALAVAGIPAALYVGSWSEWSRDEGRPVATGPDPQ; this is encoded by the coding sequence ATGAACGCCATCATCTCCGCATCCCGACTCGCGAGCGACCTGACGGGGCCGAACCCGCCGGTCGTGCTGGACATCCGCTGGCAGCTGGGCGGCCCGAACCTCCGCTCCTCCTACGAGGAGGCGCACATTCCGGGGGCCGTCTACGTGGACCTGGACACCGAGCTCGCCGGTCCCGCCGGCGCGGCGGGACGCCACCCGCTGCCGGACCCGGAGGTCTTCGCCGAGGCCATGCGCGCGGCCGGGGTCTCCGGGGACCGTGACGTCGTCGTGTACGACGGAGGGCTCGGCTGGGCCGCCGCACGGGCCTGGTGGCTGTTGCGCTGGACGGGTCACCCGTCGGTGCGTGTGCTTGACGGCGGCCTCGCGGCCTGGAGCGGTCCGGTCGAGAGCGGCCGTGCCGCTCCGGCCGCCGGGACCTTCGTACCCGCTCCGGGGAAGGTGTCCCTGCTCGACGCCGACGGCGCCGCGGCGCTGGCCCGCACCGGTCTGCTGCTCGACGCCCGGGCCGCCGAACGCTACCGCGGCGACGTCGAGCCGATCGACCGGGTCGGCGGCCACATCCCTGGCGCGGTCTCGGCGCCGACCACCGGGAATGTGGCCGAATCCGGTCGCTTCCTGCCGGCCGGTGAGCTCGCTGAGCGCTTCGCGTCCCTGGGCGTCGACGGCTCTTCGGAGGTCGGCGTCTACTGCGGGTCGGGCGTCTCCGGGGCGCACGAGGTTCTCGCGCTGGCGGTCGCGGGCATCCCGGCCGCGCTGTACGTGGGGTCCTGGTCGGAGTGGTCGCGGGACGAGGGCCGCCCGGTCGCGACCGGCCCCGATCCGCAGTAG
- a CDS encoding VOC family protein: MTEARESAGLNGSAYTPGAPCWVSLMVHGMTATQEFYGELFGWEFQPGPQQLGAYVRAQLDGQEVAGIGQLPPDRHLPVAWTPYLASDDVDLTAETVRHCGGTVGVGPLVADAAGRLAIASDPSGAVFGVWQAAAHLGAGIAGVPGTPTWNELVTRESAGVAKFYETVFGYEEEPVVSADSDYVTLHIKGRPVAGIHGVGNALPRDRGAHWMTYFEVVDVDASVALVVELGGHVLKPAHDSAYGRVAMVADLEGAAFSLVRSSR; encoded by the coding sequence ATGACCGAGGCACGGGAGTCGGCCGGCCTGAACGGCTCTGCGTACACGCCCGGCGCGCCCTGCTGGGTGAGCCTGATGGTGCACGGGATGACCGCGACCCAGGAGTTCTACGGGGAGCTGTTCGGCTGGGAGTTCCAGCCCGGTCCGCAGCAGCTGGGTGCCTATGTGCGGGCGCAGTTGGACGGGCAGGAGGTGGCGGGCATCGGGCAGCTTCCACCGGACCGCCATCTGCCCGTCGCGTGGACCCCGTACCTCGCCTCGGACGACGTGGACCTGACGGCGGAGACGGTCCGGCACTGCGGCGGCACGGTCGGTGTCGGCCCGCTGGTCGCCGACGCAGCCGGCCGCCTGGCGATCGCCTCGGACCCCTCAGGCGCCGTGTTCGGCGTCTGGCAGGCGGCGGCGCATCTCGGTGCGGGCATCGCGGGGGTTCCCGGGACCCCCACCTGGAACGAGCTGGTCACCCGGGAGTCCGCGGGTGTCGCCAAGTTCTACGAGACGGTCTTCGGTTACGAGGAGGAGCCCGTCGTCTCCGCCGACTCCGACTACGTCACCCTGCACATCAAGGGCCGCCCGGTGGCCGGGATCCATGGCGTCGGCAACGCCCTGCCCCGGGACCGGGGCGCCCACTGGATGACGTACTTCGAGGTCGTCGACGTGGATGCGTCGGTGGCCCTGGTCGTCGAACTGGGCGGCCACGTCCTCAAGCCGGCCCACGACAGCGCGTACGGCCGGGTCGCCATGGTGGCGGACCTGGAGGGAGCGGCGTTCTCGCTGGTACGGAGCAGCCGCTAG
- a CDS encoding thymidine kinase, whose amino-acid sequence MPELVFFSGTMDCGKSTLALQIEHNRSARGLQGMIFTRDDRAGEGKLSSRLGLVTDAVEVEEDQDVYAYLVEHLSRGGRADYVIADEAQFLAPEQIDQLARVVDDLDIDVFAFGITTDFRSKLFPGSQRLVELADRVEVLQVEALCWCGARATHNARTIGGRMVVEGAQVVVGDVDQSEDIGYEVLCRRHHSRRTTAATARAGVLSPDVLPVDTAARG is encoded by the coding sequence ATGCCCGAGCTGGTGTTCTTCTCCGGAACCATGGACTGCGGGAAGTCGACGCTGGCTCTGCAGATCGAGCACAACCGCTCGGCCCGCGGACTACAGGGCATGATCTTCACCCGGGACGACCGCGCGGGCGAGGGCAAGCTGTCCTCACGGCTCGGCCTGGTCACGGACGCGGTGGAGGTCGAGGAGGACCAGGACGTGTACGCGTACCTCGTCGAGCATCTCTCGCGGGGCGGCAGGGCGGACTACGTCATCGCCGACGAGGCACAGTTCCTCGCCCCCGAGCAGATCGACCAACTCGCGCGCGTGGTCGACGATCTGGACATCGACGTCTTCGCCTTCGGCATCACCACCGACTTCCGCTCCAAGCTCTTCCCGGGCTCCCAGCGACTCGTCGAACTCGCCGACCGCGTCGAGGTCCTGCAGGTCGAGGCCCTGTGCTGGTGCGGCGCCCGCGCCACCCACAACGCCCGCACCATAGGCGGCCGGATGGTCGTGGAGGGCGCCCAGGTCGTCGTCGGCGACGTCGACCAGTCGGAGGACATCGGCTACGAGGTGCTGTGCCGCCGTCACCACAGCCGCCGGACGACCGCGGCGACCGCGCGGGCGGGCGTCCTGTCCCCGGACGTGCTCCCGGTGGACACCGCGGCCCGCGGCTGA
- a CDS encoding alkaline phosphatase family protein, whose amino-acid sequence MSQQVWDDPEPLTVASAPVPEYGTGSLADLLPTLAAGMDVPDMTASLGELSPADRNCVFLIDGLGWEQLKAHPDEAPFMSSLLGSSRGGTGRPITAGYPATTATSLASVGTGLPPGAHGLPGYTVRNPETGELMNQLRWIPWTKPGTWQPYPTVFQLADAAGVHTAQVSAPHFQNTPLTKIALSGGTFHGRLTGEDRMDMAAEQLAAGDRSLVYTYYAEVDGKGHRFGIDSDAWRGQLMYVDRLVQRLAEQLPPRAALYVTADHGMIDIPFDEQHRIDFDEDWELSAGVALLGGEGRARHVYAVPGAESDVLTCWREVLGEQFWVASRDEAIAAGWFGPHVDERVYARIGDVVAAARDDVLITASEREPKESLMVGNHGSMTPAEQHIPLLEVRS is encoded by the coding sequence ATGTCCCAGCAAGTCTGGGACGACCCGGAACCGCTCACCGTCGCATCAGCACCCGTACCCGAATACGGGACCGGTTCGCTCGCCGACCTCCTGCCCACCCTGGCCGCGGGCATGGACGTACCGGACATGACCGCCTCCCTCGGCGAACTGAGCCCGGCCGACCGGAACTGCGTCTTCCTGATCGACGGCCTCGGCTGGGAACAGCTCAAGGCCCACCCGGACGAGGCCCCGTTCATGAGCTCCCTGCTGGGCAGCTCGCGCGGCGGCACCGGCCGGCCGATCACGGCGGGCTATCCCGCGACCACCGCCACCTCGCTGGCCTCGGTCGGCACGGGCCTGCCCCCCGGGGCGCACGGGCTGCCCGGCTACACCGTGCGCAACCCGGAGACCGGCGAGCTGATGAACCAGCTCCGCTGGATCCCCTGGACCAAGCCGGGCACGTGGCAGCCGTACCCCACGGTGTTCCAGCTGGCCGACGCGGCAGGCGTGCACACGGCCCAGGTGTCGGCACCGCACTTCCAGAACACCCCCCTGACCAAGATCGCGCTCAGCGGCGGCACGTTCCACGGCCGGCTGACCGGCGAGGACCGTATGGACATGGCGGCCGAGCAACTGGCCGCGGGGGACCGGTCGCTGGTCTACACGTACTACGCGGAGGTCGACGGCAAGGGACACCGCTTCGGCATCGACTCCGACGCCTGGCGCGGACAGCTCATGTACGTGGACCGGCTGGTCCAGCGCCTCGCCGAGCAACTGCCGCCGCGCGCGGCCCTGTACGTCACGGCCGACCACGGCATGATCGACATCCCCTTCGACGAGCAGCACCGGATCGACTTCGACGAGGACTGGGAGCTGAGCGCGGGCGTCGCCCTCCTCGGCGGCGAGGGCCGCGCCCGGCACGTGTACGCGGTCCCGGGCGCCGAGTCGGACGTCCTGACCTGCTGGCGCGAGGTGCTCGGCGAGCAGTTCTGGGTGGCCTCGCGCGACGAGGCGATCGCGGCGGGCTGGTTCGGCCCGCACGTCGACGAACGGGTGTACGCGCGCATCGGCGACGTGGTCGCGGCCGCCCGGGACGACGTGCTGATCACCGCGTCCGAACGGGAGCCGAAGGAGTCGCTGATGGTCGGCAACCACGGCTCGATGACCCCGGCGGAACAGCACATCCCGCTGCTGGAAGTGCGTTCCTGA
- a CDS encoding DUF5998 family protein codes for MAKTSTTTQGLRAAIERSGYYPALVAEAVEAAVGGEPIRSYLVHQETTFDANEVRRHVTVLVLTGNRFIVSHTDEQAADSTSPTPYATTSTESVKLGRISSVVLSRVVANPEKYVVGTLPREVVLTIGWGAVARIDLEPAACGDSNCEADHGYTGSSTADDLSLRVSEAGDGPDAVRQTLAFAQSLSEATADVTR; via the coding sequence ATGGCCAAGACCAGTACGACGACCCAGGGGCTGCGAGCGGCGATCGAGCGCAGCGGCTACTACCCGGCCCTCGTGGCCGAGGCGGTGGAGGCCGCTGTAGGGGGCGAGCCCATCCGGTCGTATCTGGTCCACCAGGAGACGACGTTCGACGCGAACGAGGTGCGTCGGCACGTCACGGTGCTCGTTCTCACGGGTAACCGTTTCATCGTGAGCCACACCGACGAGCAGGCGGCGGACAGCACGTCGCCCACGCCGTACGCGACGACGTCCACCGAGTCCGTGAAGCTTGGCCGGATCTCGTCCGTCGTGCTCAGCCGGGTCGTGGCGAACCCCGAGAAGTACGTGGTGGGGACCCTGCCGCGCGAGGTCGTCCTCACCATCGGCTGGGGCGCGGTCGCCCGTATCGACCTGGAGCCCGCGGCCTGCGGCGACTCCAACTGCGAGGCGGACCACGGCTACACCGGCAGCTCGACGGCGGACGACCTGAGCCTGCGCGTCAGCGAGGCCGGTGACGGGCCGGACGCCGTGCGCCAGACGCTCGCCTTCGCGCAGTCGCTCTCCGAGGCGACCGCGGACGTCACCCGCTGA
- a CDS encoding bifunctional acetate--CoA ligase family protein/GNAT family N-acetyltransferase produces MQTPTDRHEYPAHWEADVVLRDGGTARIRPIAADDADRLVSFYEQVSAESKYYRFFAPYPRLSAKDVHRFTHHDFVDRVGLAATVGGEFIATVRYDRIAADGRPASAPADEAEVAFLVQDAHQGRGVASALLEHVAAVARERGIRRFAAEVLPANTKMIKVFTDAGYQQKRSFEDGVVRLEFDLEPTDRSLAVQRAREQRAEARSVARLLAPGSVAVVGAGRTPGGVGRSILDNLRDAGFTGRLYAVNGALQEKELAGVPAHRSVRDIGEPVDLAVIAVPAERVPEAVAECGEHGVQGLVVVSAGYAESGPEGRERQRELVRQARTYGMRLIGPNAFGVINTSPRTRLNASLAPEMPRTGRIGLFAQSGAIGIALLSRLHRRGGGVTGVTGVSTFVSSGNRADVSGNDVLQYWYDDPDTDVALMYLESIGNPRKFTRLARRTAAAKPLVVVQGARHGGAAPQGHAVRATRLPHATVSALLRQAGVIRVDTITELVDAGLLLARQPLPAGPRVAILGNSESLGLLTYDACLAQGLRPLPPRDLTTGASAEDFRAALAHALADDACDAVVVTAIPAVGERSAADAALAEALRSASAAAPAKPVLVVHVELGGLAEALSAAVSTAPAGAPAPVGTPPDDTASAAAGPAPQSAPVLPGTESAEADSRLIPAYPAAERAVRALAEAVKYGQWRQEAADPGRVPEYEDIDEKGAAEQIGRLLVDGEGSTTAEAGQTEPGAPVPGTAVPATEPGAAEGALTLGPDDTCALLARYGIDVRRALPAPTPGEAVAAAERLGYPVALKTTAPHLRHRADLGGVRLDLADEEQLRRAYAELTSLFGEPEELRPVVQAMAPRGVDTVVRAVIDPAAGAVLSFGLAGAASELLGDTAHRLIPVTDRDAASLVRSIRTAPLLFGWRGSAPADVTALEQLLLRLSRLVDDHPEVVSVALEPVVVAPRGLSVLGASVRLAPPPARDDLGPRTLPVY; encoded by the coding sequence ATGCAGACCCCGACGGACCGGCACGAGTACCCCGCTCACTGGGAGGCCGACGTCGTGCTGCGCGACGGCGGTACCGCGCGCATCCGGCCCATCGCGGCCGACGACGCCGACCGCCTCGTCAGCTTCTACGAGCAGGTGTCCGCCGAGTCGAAGTACTACCGCTTCTTCGCGCCGTACCCGCGTCTGTCCGCCAAGGACGTCCACCGCTTCACCCACCACGACTTCGTGGACCGGGTGGGACTCGCGGCGACCGTCGGCGGCGAATTCATCGCCACCGTACGGTACGACCGCATCGCCGCGGATGGCCGGCCCGCCTCCGCCCCCGCGGACGAGGCGGAGGTCGCCTTCCTCGTCCAGGATGCCCACCAGGGCCGCGGCGTGGCCTCCGCCCTGCTCGAACATGTCGCGGCCGTCGCCCGTGAGCGCGGCATCCGCCGCTTCGCCGCCGAGGTGCTGCCCGCCAACACCAAGATGATCAAGGTCTTCACGGACGCCGGGTACCAGCAGAAGCGCAGCTTCGAGGACGGCGTCGTACGCCTGGAGTTCGACCTGGAGCCCACCGACCGTTCGCTCGCCGTGCAGCGCGCGCGGGAGCAGCGCGCGGAGGCGCGTTCCGTGGCCCGGCTCCTGGCGCCCGGTTCGGTCGCGGTCGTCGGAGCGGGCCGCACACCCGGGGGAGTGGGCCGCAGCATCCTGGACAACCTGCGCGACGCGGGCTTCACCGGGCGGCTGTACGCGGTGAACGGCGCACTTCAGGAGAAGGAGCTGGCCGGGGTCCCGGCCCACCGCTCCGTGCGCGACATCGGCGAGCCCGTCGACCTCGCGGTGATCGCCGTCCCGGCCGAGCGGGTCCCCGAAGCGGTCGCGGAGTGCGGCGAGCACGGGGTGCAGGGACTCGTCGTGGTCTCCGCGGGGTACGCCGAGAGCGGCCCCGAGGGCAGGGAGCGCCAGCGCGAGCTCGTACGGCAGGCGCGTACGTACGGAATGCGGCTGATCGGGCCGAACGCATTCGGAGTCATCAACACCTCTCCTCGGACCCGGCTCAACGCCTCGCTCGCCCCGGAGATGCCGCGCACCGGGCGCATCGGCCTGTTCGCCCAGTCCGGGGCCATCGGGATCGCGCTGCTGTCCCGGCTGCACCGGCGCGGCGGCGGGGTCACCGGGGTGACGGGCGTGTCGACCTTCGTCTCCTCCGGCAACCGCGCGGACGTGTCGGGCAACGACGTCCTCCAGTACTGGTACGACGACCCGGACACCGACGTCGCGCTCATGTACCTCGAATCGATCGGCAACCCGCGGAAGTTCACCCGCCTCGCCCGGCGCACGGCCGCGGCCAAGCCGCTGGTCGTCGTCCAGGGCGCGCGGCACGGCGGAGCCGCGCCCCAGGGACACGCGGTACGGGCCACCCGGCTGCCGCACGCCACGGTGTCCGCCCTGCTGCGGCAGGCCGGGGTCATCCGGGTGGACACGATCACCGAGCTGGTCGACGCCGGGCTGCTGCTGGCGCGCCAGCCCCTGCCCGCGGGCCCGAGGGTGGCGATCCTCGGGAACTCCGAATCGCTCGGGCTGCTGACGTACGACGCGTGTCTCGCCCAGGGACTCCGGCCGCTGCCGCCCCGCGACCTGACGACGGGCGCCTCCGCCGAGGACTTCCGCGCCGCGCTGGCGCACGCGCTGGCCGACGACGCCTGCGACGCCGTCGTGGTCACCGCGATCCCGGCGGTGGGCGAGAGATCGGCGGCGGACGCCGCGCTGGCGGAGGCCCTCCGCTCGGCCTCGGCGGCGGCCCCCGCCAAGCCGGTCCTCGTGGTGCACGTGGAGCTGGGCGGACTCGCGGAGGCCCTGTCCGCGGCGGTCAGCACCGCACCGGCCGGCGCCCCGGCACCGGTCGGCACCCCACCGGACGACACCGCGTCAGCGGCGGCCGGCCCCGCCCCGCAGTCCGCTCCCGTCCTCCCCGGGACGGAGAGCGCCGAGGCGGACTCCCGGCTGATCCCCGCCTACCCCGCCGCCGAGCGGGCCGTGCGCGCGCTCGCGGAAGCGGTGAAATACGGCCAGTGGCGGCAGGAGGCCGCCGATCCGGGGCGGGTGCCCGAGTACGAGGACATCGACGAGAAGGGCGCGGCCGAGCAGATCGGCCGCCTCCTCGTCGACGGGGAGGGCAGCACCACCGCGGAGGCGGGACAGACGGAGCCGGGAGCGCCGGTGCCGGGAACGGCGGTGCCGGCGACGGAACCGGGCGCGGCCGAGGGCGCGCTCACCCTCGGCCCCGACGACACCTGCGCCCTCCTCGCCCGGTACGGCATCGACGTCCGCCGTGCCCTGCCCGCGCCCACGCCCGGGGAGGCCGTCGCCGCGGCGGAGCGCCTCGGCTACCCGGTGGCGCTCAAGACCACCGCCCCGCACCTGAGGCACCGCGCAGACCTGGGAGGCGTCCGCCTCGACCTGGCGGACGAGGAGCAACTGCGGCGCGCGTACGCCGAGTTGACCAGCCTCTTCGGGGAGCCCGAGGAACTGCGCCCGGTGGTGCAGGCCATGGCCCCGCGCGGTGTCGACACGGTCGTCCGGGCGGTCATCGACCCGGCCGCCGGAGCGGTGCTCTCCTTCGGGCTCGCCGGAGCGGCCTCGGAACTGCTCGGAGACACCGCGCACCGACTGATTCCGGTCACCGACCGCGACGCCGCCTCACTGGTCCGCTCCATCCGGACCGCACCCCTCCTGTTCGGCTGGCGCGGCTCGGCCCCGGCGGACGTCACGGCACTGGAGCAACTGCTGCTGCGCCTGTCACGGCTCGTCGACGACCACCCCGAGGTCGTCTCCGTGGCCCTGGAACCGGTCGTCGTCGCCCCGCGCGGGCTGAGTGTGCTCGGTGCCTCCGTACGGCTCGCGCCGCCACCGGCCCGCGACGACCTCGGCCCACGCACGCTTCCTGTGTACTGA
- a CDS encoding HPr family phosphocarrier protein: MAERRVNVGWAEGLHARPASIFVRAATATGVPVTIAKADGNPVNAASMLAVLGLGAQGGEEIVLASDAEGADVALDRLAKLVAEGLDELPETV; this comes from the coding sequence ATGGCTGAGCGCCGCGTCAACGTCGGCTGGGCCGAGGGCCTGCACGCCCGTCCCGCCTCCATCTTCGTCCGGGCGGCCACGGCCACCGGCGTCCCCGTGACGATCGCCAAGGCCGACGGCAACCCCGTCAACGCCGCGTCCATGCTCGCGGTCCTCGGCCTGGGCGCCCAGGGCGGCGAGGAGATCGTCCTGGCCTCCGACGCCGAGGGCGCGGACGTCGCGCTCGACCGCCTCGCGAAGCTGGTCGCCGAGGGTCTCGACGAGCTCCCCGAGACGGTCTGA